The following are encoded in a window of Rubellicoccus peritrichatus genomic DNA:
- a CDS encoding phytanoyl-CoA dioxygenase family protein translates to MSSSIAEQYQNDGYIIAKGLYSALEMEDWKTRIVKRLEEKGWANDPSGVSVWMVDDLDAFFTEKMTEPKIINILKEVIGPNIEFLSVKPVFKNSSTRFGSPWHQDWAYWKGSHKVSVWIALDKATMTNGCLKIIPGSHGRVIEADSVKEKIGFDHRIDESKLENFESKALEVDPGDVVIFHDLTLHASFENTDGADRWSFISTYRDGSVVDDSPIWKNSLVASGVSVNVAKAS, encoded by the coding sequence ATGAGCAGCTCAATCGCAGAACAGTACCAGAATGATGGATACATCATTGCCAAGGGCCTATACAGCGCCTTGGAGATGGAAGATTGGAAAACCCGCATCGTCAAACGCCTTGAGGAAAAAGGTTGGGCCAACGATCCATCAGGCGTCAGTGTCTGGATGGTCGATGACCTCGATGCTTTTTTCACGGAGAAGATGACTGAGCCCAAAATCATCAACATCCTGAAAGAGGTGATCGGACCCAATATTGAATTTCTCAGCGTCAAACCTGTCTTCAAAAACAGCAGTACCCGTTTCGGTTCTCCATGGCATCAGGATTGGGCCTACTGGAAAGGAAGCCACAAAGTATCTGTCTGGATTGCACTTGATAAGGCAACAATGACTAATGGATGTCTGAAAATCATACCAGGCAGTCATGGCCGAGTGATTGAAGCGGACAGCGTTAAGGAAAAAATCGGTTTCGACCACAGGATAGATGAGTCAAAGCTTGAGAACTTTGAGTCTAAAGCACTCGAAGTCGATCCGGGTGATGTTGTCATTTTTCATGACCTTACGCTTCACGCATCTTTCGAAAATACGGATGGCGCTGATCGATGGTCATTCATTTCCACCTATCGCGACGGCTCCGTTGTTGATGATTCACCAATTTGGAAAAACTCATTAGTCGCTTCGGGCGTGAGCGTGAATGTTGCCAAAGCGAGTTAA
- a CDS encoding chondroitinase family polysaccharide lyase, whose amino-acid sequence MKRSYDLSQNLLIFTFCFLASLVRSEADQTSIPLALDESLLSERISVTDGDISLSYRHLSDGAPSLRWDYEPGGTLVIHGRIGWKSQAVEKMVEVEGVDYPWLSEPLGFSMRVCRDDEVTEPDAQKLTVAFGSGDQRDCWFNCYPKRRGWSIVHAIYGWETRGEPSTEMDWVKFTAPHVAGTLYLNDIITCGPLFEASTLPNPERRVFGPYQPARIGEVGSLLVSNRRITGIEEAQPFFKNRAITPLPQKVTEEEIEAFRTIEDRLFPILKEKATKPLSAEKMKELEAEFNKFGITRNGDTINGNPIEYKESYGYCKLMRALGDAWHMTSDHNQQKQISDWFLDMFDYAVKLGDIPSRWYNGRGFVDGCFLMRDVLKKNGQLEEAITYTRQAYLFNQLYDDTGFNGTNVKGADLDYLYTCTVSVMSNILMMDESPEKVRDMREISHFYSTVALDYSPSIADGIKPDGSAFHHNMASARGYGNYTIPIVIEALVYPLSGTVFRITEAAHERLRKLAKQRFFYRTQNHIPLGWRNITLGVHRKDASYKENLFLAKSGTPDGKKKYDDEMAAIYLRIVQNDLYYKDRANDPAIKDILSRGIKPADIPQGTKIYPYTAAAIHRRSDWMFAVSGHSSYMFGRECWGYGIPWMYLRWGLTEVIYPDRKDLEMVNSGFSPDGWDWAHLPGVTAPVREEERLKTVITKRGHDIAEHLYSDQPFVGGVSTRHGNGLFVLKLRGHDKYKLDSFYANKTWFMFGDLIICLGTDIRYDISGESVDTTLFQNRFTPNKDSLWIGEKEVDTFPMKWSEETKSPLWMIDNRAVGYYIPTPTNLSLHIDEQTSGYSFVPGRQDAPDLESQGDFALAKIEHGETPDDASYQYAMKIRTNPDAMADFAASMESSHKPYKVLKADSEAHVIHHDESNSMAYVMFQRDYDLNIGHVIGVTKPCTFIVQEKDTGLEVSLSDPDLHFFYGFGWDVQLDRSRKQMVSYAEPWYYEPSKPSVVRLILKGEYELTDDIGSAEILSSGNGQTVLEFVCVDGLSKVAQLQAK is encoded by the coding sequence ATGAAAAGATCATATGATCTGAGTCAAAATTTACTGATCTTTACTTTTTGTTTTTTGGCTTCTTTGGTTCGCTCTGAAGCAGACCAGACATCAATACCTTTGGCTTTGGATGAAAGCTTACTATCTGAACGCATAAGCGTTACAGATGGAGATATCAGCCTGAGCTACCGACATTTGAGTGATGGGGCACCAAGCCTTCGTTGGGATTATGAGCCAGGTGGGACCTTGGTCATTCATGGTCGAATTGGTTGGAAGTCACAAGCTGTCGAGAAGATGGTTGAAGTGGAGGGCGTTGATTATCCCTGGCTGTCCGAGCCACTTGGCTTCTCCATGCGTGTTTGCCGCGATGATGAAGTCACTGAGCCTGATGCACAAAAACTCACTGTAGCTTTTGGAAGCGGCGATCAGCGCGATTGCTGGTTCAATTGCTATCCCAAGCGAAGGGGATGGTCTATTGTGCATGCTATATATGGATGGGAGACCCGGGGTGAGCCTTCCACGGAGATGGACTGGGTGAAGTTCACGGCTCCTCACGTTGCTGGTACTTTATATCTAAATGATATCATTACTTGTGGTCCGCTTTTTGAGGCCAGTACATTGCCAAATCCGGAGCGGCGAGTTTTTGGTCCTTATCAACCGGCTCGCATAGGCGAAGTCGGTTCGCTCCTGGTTAGTAACAGGCGCATTACTGGGATCGAAGAAGCTCAGCCATTTTTCAAAAACCGTGCGATTACGCCGCTCCCTCAGAAGGTCACCGAGGAAGAAATCGAGGCCTTCCGTACGATAGAGGATCGCCTGTTTCCTATTCTTAAAGAGAAGGCCACCAAACCACTTTCAGCAGAGAAGATGAAAGAGCTGGAGGCTGAATTTAACAAATTTGGAATTACTCGGAATGGTGATACGATCAACGGAAACCCGATTGAGTATAAAGAAAGCTATGGGTATTGTAAGTTAATGCGTGCGTTGGGAGATGCCTGGCATATGACATCCGATCATAATCAACAGAAACAGATCAGCGATTGGTTTTTGGATATGTTTGATTATGCAGTTAAGCTGGGTGACATTCCGTCCCGCTGGTACAATGGTCGCGGATTTGTCGATGGTTGTTTCTTGATGCGAGATGTGCTTAAGAAAAACGGGCAACTCGAAGAAGCTATTACTTATACCCGTCAAGCCTACTTGTTTAACCAACTCTATGATGATACGGGTTTCAATGGGACCAATGTCAAGGGAGCCGATCTTGACTACCTTTACACTTGTACGGTGAGTGTCATGTCGAATATCCTGATGATGGATGAGTCTCCGGAGAAAGTCCGGGATATGCGCGAGATAAGTCACTTTTACAGCACTGTGGCTTTGGATTATTCACCGTCTATTGCTGATGGAATTAAGCCGGATGGCTCTGCGTTTCATCATAATATGGCATCAGCTAGAGGGTATGGAAACTACACGATCCCCATTGTCATTGAAGCTTTGGTTTATCCTTTGTCAGGCACAGTGTTTCGGATTACTGAAGCTGCTCACGAGCGGCTGCGTAAACTGGCAAAGCAGCGCTTTTTTTATAGAACACAAAACCATATTCCTCTTGGTTGGCGTAACATCACACTTGGAGTCCATCGAAAAGATGCCAGCTACAAGGAAAATTTATTTCTAGCGAAATCGGGAACACCTGATGGTAAAAAAAAGTATGATGATGAGATGGCCGCCATATATCTCCGAATTGTTCAGAACGATCTTTACTACAAGGATCGCGCGAATGACCCGGCGATTAAAGACATCCTAAGTCGTGGCATAAAGCCTGCAGATATCCCTCAAGGAACAAAGATTTACCCATATACTGCCGCAGCGATTCATCGCCGCTCAGATTGGATGTTTGCCGTTTCCGGACACAGTTCCTACATGTTTGGTCGTGAATGCTGGGGCTATGGAATACCTTGGATGTATTTACGCTGGGGATTGACTGAAGTGATTTATCCGGATCGAAAAGACCTGGAAATGGTCAACAGTGGTTTCAGCCCAGATGGTTGGGACTGGGCACATTTACCGGGAGTTACCGCTCCGGTCCGTGAAGAAGAGAGACTAAAAACGGTTATCACAAAGCGAGGCCATGATATTGCCGAGCATCTTTACTCCGACCAGCCTTTTGTTGGAGGTGTCAGTACCCGGCATGGAAATGGGCTCTTTGTTCTCAAACTTCGTGGGCATGACAAGTATAAGCTGGATTCTTTCTACGCGAATAAGACCTGGTTTATGTTTGGCGATTTGATTATCTGCCTGGGCACTGACATTCGTTACGATATTTCTGGAGAGTCCGTTGATACAACTCTGTTTCAAAATCGTTTTACTCCAAACAAAGATAGCCTCTGGATTGGCGAAAAAGAAGTAGATACATTTCCGATGAAGTGGTCTGAAGAAACTAAATCGCCACTTTGGATGATTGATAATCGAGCGGTGGGTTATTATATTCCTACTCCGACGAATCTATCGCTTCACATTGATGAGCAAACATCGGGATATTCCTTTGTTCCAGGTCGTCAAGATGCGCCGGATCTTGAATCGCAAGGGGATTTTGCCCTCGCTAAAATCGAGCATGGCGAGACTCCTGATGATGCCAGCTATCAGTATGCGATGAAAATTCGAACGAATCCTGATGCGATGGCCGACTTTGCTGCATCGATGGAATCAAGTCATAAACCTTACAAGGTTTTGAAGGCTGATAGTGAGGCGCATGTCATTCATCACGATGAAAGTAACTCAATGGCCTATGTGATGTTTCAACGCGACTACGATTTGAACATCGGTCACGTTATTGGCGTGACCAAACCTTGTACGTTTATCGTTCAGGAAAAAGACACTGGCCTTGAGGTAAGTCTCTCGGATCCGGATCTTCATTTCTTCTACGGCTTTGGCTGGGATGTCCAACTTGATCGAAGTCGCAAGCAGATGGTCAGTTATGCTGAACCTTGGTACTATGAGCCCAGCAAACCATCCGTGGTTAGATTGATTTTGAAGGGTGAATATGAACTTACTGATGATATCGGTTCTGCTGAAATCTTATCCAGTGGGAACGGTCAGACCGTTCTTGAGTTTGTTTGTGTAGACGGACTTTCAAAAGTGGCTCAACTACAAGCAAAGTGA
- a CDS encoding LemA family protein: protein MSAGIIILIIIGVFVVVGIFLVVGIYNKLVALRNRFKNAFSQIDVQLKRRHDLIPNLVETAKGYIKHERETLEAVIQARNAASSAQEKASANPGDPSVMQALAGAEGMLTGAMGRFFALSEAYPDLKANQNMMQLSEELTSTENKVAFSRQAYNDSVMVYNTARETFPAVIFSGMFGFNAAALFEIENPAEKEAPKVQF from the coding sequence ATGAGCGCCGGAATTATCATTCTCATCATCATTGGAGTTTTTGTCGTCGTCGGCATATTCTTAGTGGTTGGTATCTACAACAAACTAGTTGCCTTGCGTAACCGGTTTAAAAACGCCTTCTCTCAGATCGATGTGCAGTTGAAAAGACGGCACGATTTAATTCCCAATCTAGTGGAAACCGCCAAAGGCTATATCAAGCATGAGCGCGAAACACTGGAAGCCGTTATTCAGGCTCGAAATGCCGCATCTTCTGCTCAGGAGAAAGCATCAGCGAATCCCGGTGATCCCAGTGTTATGCAAGCGCTTGCAGGGGCCGAAGGTATGCTGACTGGGGCAATGGGGCGCTTTTTTGCTTTATCTGAAGCGTATCCTGACCTAAAGGCCAACCAGAATATGATGCAGCTATCGGAAGAGTTAACCTCGACGGAAAACAAAGTGGCTTTTTCGCGGCAGGCTTACAATGACTCGGTCATGGTTTACAATACGGCTCGCGAAACTTTTCCAGCGGTCATTTTCTCAGGAATGTTTGGCTTTAATGCCGCAGCACTCTTTGAGATTGAGAATCCAGCGGAGAAGGAAGCCCCTAAAGTCCAATTCTGA
- a CDS encoding arylsulfatase, with the protein MKSLLVIIGIVFFTFVNLYAKNQPNIVILLADDLGWADVGFHNSIIRTPHMDSLARQGVILDNFYVQPTCTPTRIALMTGRYPFRTGGHICVLRAHHKHGLPLDERLLSEEMQDAGYTTAITGKWHLGLARRAYWPKSRGFDIQYGHLGGAIDYFTHEGYGTLDWVDNDDVSIHEEGYATDLIGTKASEIILEHDFTKKPLFLYVPFNAPHSPIQAKPEDIKAYSNIENKRRRTYAAMVTSMDEQIGNIAKALKEKGVFDNTLIFFSSDNGGHTDGASNKPLRRHKGTLYEGGVRVPAFIVWPDELKAGQTFDEPLHIVDLFPTLVDLAGGNTDKGKPLDGIDFWPALAKEDSLPKRDILHNVMDASGRGSIRSGDWKLIVSRATDKRTKDAVPLGNPKLVAELFNIKKDPYEQTNLAAEHPEIVNELWAKLKSYGPEIGDAGPYCQKAPEGWKAPADWSQIPQ; encoded by the coding sequence ATGAAATCATTATTAGTAATTATTGGCATCGTATTTTTTACTTTCGTGAATCTTTATGCAAAAAATCAGCCCAACATCGTCATATTACTGGCTGATGATTTAGGTTGGGCAGATGTTGGATTTCATAACAGTATTATTCGAACTCCGCATATGGACTCCCTTGCCAGGCAAGGCGTTATTCTCGACAACTTTTATGTCCAGCCGACATGCACGCCTACAAGAATCGCATTGATGACCGGGCGTTACCCATTTCGGACGGGAGGGCACATTTGTGTTTTGCGAGCGCATCACAAACACGGTTTACCTCTTGATGAGCGTTTGCTTTCCGAGGAGATGCAGGATGCTGGTTATACAACCGCTATCACGGGTAAGTGGCATCTCGGTCTTGCCAGAAGAGCGTATTGGCCCAAGTCACGTGGCTTTGATATCCAGTACGGACATTTGGGTGGCGCTATTGATTACTTTACACACGAGGGCTATGGTACTTTGGATTGGGTGGATAACGACGATGTTTCTATTCACGAGGAGGGTTATGCCACTGATCTGATTGGAACCAAGGCGTCCGAAATTATTCTTGAGCATGATTTCACAAAGAAACCACTTTTTCTCTATGTGCCATTCAATGCACCGCATAGTCCTATTCAGGCAAAGCCCGAGGATATTAAAGCTTACTCGAATATAGAAAACAAACGCCGTCGTACCTATGCGGCCATGGTTACTTCAATGGATGAGCAGATCGGCAACATCGCCAAAGCCTTGAAAGAAAAAGGAGTCTTCGATAACACCTTGATCTTCTTTTCATCTGACAACGGTGGCCATACTGACGGAGCAAGTAATAAGCCATTGAGGAGGCACAAAGGAACGCTTTATGAAGGTGGTGTCCGAGTACCTGCATTCATTGTCTGGCCTGATGAATTAAAAGCCGGACAAACCTTTGATGAGCCGCTTCATATCGTTGATCTGTTCCCAACCTTGGTTGATTTGGCAGGAGGGAATACAGATAAAGGGAAGCCTCTGGATGGCATTGATTTTTGGCCTGCACTTGCGAAGGAGGATTCACTGCCTAAGCGTGACATACTTCATAATGTCATGGATGCCAGTGGTCGTGGAAGTATCCGAAGTGGGGATTGGAAGTTGATTGTTAGCAGGGCGACCGACAAGAGAACAAAAGATGCCGTTCCGCTTGGAAACCCGAAATTGGTGGCAGAACTTTTCAATATAAAGAAGGATCCCTACGAACAGACAAATTTAGCGGCGGAACATCCGGAGATTGTTAATGAACTCTGGGCAAAGCTGAAAAGTTATGGCCCTGAAATTGGTGATGCCGGGCCTTATTGCCAGAAAGCTCCAGAGGGTTGGAAAGCACCTGCAGACTGGTCGCAAATTCCTCAGTAG
- a CDS encoding polysaccharide lyase family 8 super-sandwich domain-containing protein → MKTLQFAVLWFLLPLSSVVLIAGQDIDSMTSAKQKALDEFRNTLKERSFRTSNLKNAEDVNRCIELLDADGYFSDLRYLNDQWDQLNTPYVSTQNELSKPLQKAFTRLWKIAELYRNEKLPEGDAIDLRNRVFKGFSNYMQFERDRPLDTGRFHASCFAMPRAGSNAYFCFFDVMEGIENGEITDSVLVEGRQAMIDLGCQAWTIPARNDATDSDVVSVDRFRKHVWWVGGNGLAYRNLSESAATKNSVEMMDVIAEVAQKGISAVSQTTYDDAFWTEGMTADGAGWGHGMQCLVWGYPIHGTSAALDRLKVFRGTPWAQKLSEENVSWLLNLLRGSSFLYHRGIAPPCLGRGSMQWEDLERKEIPSARIAKGLLADWSDSFSPEELAELKQFCAEAESLNILMSGYPDGNYHGTRYFFNNDNFVKKNEDYYSIISMASVRCDGIESAHVMADMFNFYTCDGMTFFQRTGEEYKLAVGAWNLTAIPGVTSRQVDALHPITNWRGFCSKRNFAAGATDGGDYAVTGFIFEKMNASAKKDVNDKSGLNEKNKDIYGVLAHKGYFWFGDVLLVLGSGVTDLDGSIERPIWTTIEQTIVRGENRIAEQSMEVAALSEPVVYEIEDRGELQWVTNNGFGYAVIPEYTTGSVFASFQKRETQWDEINFQNRSIESEPEELDIFQMWIDHGNHPQNDTYAYYVSCSGETVTDLPVVLSNSTDLQAAVSSDGNVIEALFYSADEKLMWGDNSIKVSSECALMVKSDHGAYSFTVCDAKMDVNLDELIIQTDLDITGENVEVLNGKNILTIDLPREPFRGKPVTVVCSKRSNHQAALEDY, encoded by the coding sequence ATGAAAACACTCCAATTCGCAGTTCTTTGGTTTCTCCTACCACTATCTTCCGTAGTGCTTATTGCGGGACAGGATATTGATAGTATGACGAGCGCAAAGCAGAAGGCATTGGATGAATTCCGAAATACTTTAAAAGAAAGATCCTTTAGGACCAGTAATTTGAAAAATGCGGAAGATGTTAACCGATGCATTGAGCTGCTGGATGCAGATGGCTATTTCTCCGATCTCCGCTATTTGAATGACCAATGGGATCAATTGAACACGCCATATGTCAGCACTCAGAATGAGTTAAGCAAGCCTTTGCAAAAAGCCTTTACCCGGCTTTGGAAAATAGCGGAATTATACCGTAACGAGAAACTACCTGAGGGAGATGCTATTGATTTACGAAATCGCGTTTTCAAAGGGTTTTCGAATTACATGCAGTTTGAACGGGATAGGCCTCTCGATACTGGACGTTTTCATGCGTCATGTTTTGCGATGCCTCGTGCGGGGAGTAATGCTTACTTTTGTTTTTTCGATGTTATGGAAGGGATCGAAAACGGTGAAATCACTGACTCTGTATTGGTTGAGGGCCGTCAGGCTATGATAGATCTTGGGTGTCAGGCGTGGACGATACCGGCCCGCAATGACGCGACCGACTCCGATGTTGTTTCAGTGGATCGTTTTCGTAAGCATGTTTGGTGGGTAGGTGGTAACGGTTTAGCCTATCGCAATCTTTCCGAAAGTGCTGCCACCAAGAATTCCGTGGAGATGATGGATGTGATTGCCGAGGTAGCTCAAAAAGGAATTTCAGCGGTGAGTCAGACGACTTACGATGATGCTTTCTGGACCGAGGGTATGACAGCAGATGGAGCAGGGTGGGGGCATGGAATGCAATGTCTGGTTTGGGGATATCCTATTCATGGAACTTCAGCTGCCTTAGATCGGTTAAAGGTTTTTAGAGGAACACCTTGGGCGCAGAAACTAAGTGAAGAGAACGTTAGTTGGCTTCTGAATTTGTTAAGAGGGTCGTCGTTTTTGTATCATCGAGGTATTGCGCCTCCGTGTCTCGGAAGAGGGTCGATGCAATGGGAAGATCTTGAGCGGAAAGAGATTCCCTCCGCTCGAATTGCGAAGGGCTTATTGGCGGACTGGAGTGATTCATTTTCGCCGGAAGAGCTGGCCGAGCTAAAGCAATTCTGTGCTGAGGCTGAATCTTTGAATATTCTGATGAGTGGATATCCGGATGGTAACTACCATGGGACTCGTTACTTTTTCAATAACGACAATTTCGTCAAAAAGAATGAAGACTATTATTCTATAATCAGTATGGCGTCAGTGCGATGCGATGGAATTGAAAGTGCACATGTCATGGCTGATATGTTCAACTTCTACACCTGTGATGGAATGACTTTCTTCCAAAGAACAGGAGAGGAGTATAAACTGGCTGTCGGTGCCTGGAATCTGACTGCGATTCCAGGTGTGACCAGTAGGCAGGTTGATGCGTTGCATCCTATTACAAACTGGCGCGGCTTCTGTTCGAAGCGTAACTTTGCAGCAGGTGCGACTGATGGCGGTGACTACGCAGTGACAGGCTTTATTTTTGAAAAAATGAATGCATCCGCAAAAAAGGATGTTAACGACAAATCTGGATTGAACGAGAAAAACAAGGACATTTATGGTGTTTTGGCTCACAAAGGTTATTTTTGGTTTGGAGATGTCTTGCTGGTATTGGGAAGTGGAGTAACCGATTTGGACGGCAGTATTGAGAGGCCTATTTGGACTACTATTGAGCAAACCATAGTAAGAGGTGAAAATCGAATTGCTGAGCAAAGTATGGAAGTCGCTGCACTGTCTGAACCAGTTGTCTATGAAATCGAAGATAGGGGAGAGCTGCAGTGGGTTACGAATAACGGTTTTGGCTATGCAGTGATTCCGGAATACACGACAGGTAGCGTTTTCGCTTCGTTTCAAAAAAGAGAAACCCAGTGGGATGAAATCAATTTTCAGAATCGTTCTATTGAGAGTGAACCTGAGGAGCTTGATATATTTCAAATGTGGATTGATCATGGGAATCATCCGCAGAATGATACATACGCATATTATGTGAGTTGCTCGGGAGAAACGGTGACCGATCTTCCAGTAGTCCTTAGTAATAGCACGGACTTGCAGGCAGCTGTCAGTAGTGATGGCAATGTTATTGAAGCGCTCTTTTATTCTGCAGATGAGAAATTGATGTGGGGTGACAATAGTATAAAAGTATCTTCAGAGTGTGCTTTGATGGTTAAGTCCGATCATGGGGCATATTCGTTTACTGTTTGTGATGCTAAAATGGACGTCAACCTGGATGAATTGATTATTCAAACAGATTTGGATATCACTGGTGAAAATGTTGAGGTTTTGAACGGAAAAAATATTCTAACGATCGATCTGCCTCGTGAACCATTTAGAGGTAAACCAGTGACAGTTGTTTGTAGTAAACGGAGTAATCACCAGGCAGCTCTCGAGGATTATTGA
- a CDS encoding M48 family metallopeptidase, with protein sequence MDFFSAQDAARGKTKVLIIYFVLAVLGIIAGLYLAYVIIFGFGVNSQSQEPQPIEFWQPDVLAAIAGIVVLVVGLSSLSKTLSLRSGGGVVARSVGGVQVEPGTTDASERKLLNVVEEMAIASGVPTPEVYILPGEQGINAFAAGFTIDDAAVAVTRGCVDQLSRDELQGVIAHEFSHILNGDMRLNIRLMGIIFGILIIAVVGRGIMRSVWYGAGSSRRNDKNGGGAMAIVLFGIAVIAIGYIGVFFGRLIQSAVSRQREFLADASAVQFTRNPDSISGALKKIGGAGSLVENPHAEDTAHMFFASALTNHFGGAFATHPPLEERIRAIDPSWDGKFVSTKRKASTGAPPKQRSSHKKATQAADFIQMAGVIGTGQLAYAEQARESIEGALGESIHATLEARAVIFALLLDKDQSMRHQQIQFLEKDAGMELTDAVRALAPKVDTLGQDKRLPTLDLALPSLAGLNESQYRDLIRRIDHMVEMDERVTIFEFSLSRIVKRYLGRRFSNEKREPELTALKPIAPKFSCLLSAVIYASTNDSGVAHSRFEQAIKHAPVFQQYAAQLVPVSKIDFPTLSQALDDLSRTRFGVRSQVIAACADAAIADGEISVTESEMLRAIAASIECPLPPVIAHA encoded by the coding sequence ATGGATTTTTTCTCTGCTCAGGATGCTGCGCGTGGTAAGACCAAGGTGCTGATCATTTATTTTGTCCTGGCTGTCCTGGGAATTATTGCCGGCCTGTATCTGGCTTATGTTATTATTTTTGGCTTTGGAGTGAATTCACAAAGCCAGGAACCTCAGCCAATCGAATTTTGGCAGCCCGATGTTCTCGCAGCGATTGCAGGAATTGTTGTTTTGGTGGTTGGTTTGTCGAGTCTATCGAAGACATTGTCCTTGCGTTCAGGTGGTGGCGTTGTTGCTCGGAGCGTTGGAGGAGTTCAGGTTGAGCCCGGCACTACGGATGCATCCGAGCGTAAACTCCTCAATGTTGTTGAAGAGATGGCAATCGCTTCAGGTGTTCCCACTCCAGAGGTTTATATACTCCCAGGAGAACAGGGGATTAATGCTTTTGCTGCAGGCTTTACGATTGATGATGCAGCTGTTGCGGTGACACGTGGGTGCGTAGATCAGCTTTCTCGAGACGAATTACAGGGTGTCATTGCCCACGAATTCAGCCACATTCTCAATGGTGACATGCGTCTCAACATCAGATTGATGGGGATTATTTTTGGCATTCTCATTATCGCAGTTGTCGGGCGTGGGATTATGCGTTCGGTGTGGTATGGTGCTGGTTCCAGTCGGCGGAATGATAAAAATGGAGGCGGTGCAATGGCAATTGTCCTCTTTGGGATTGCTGTCATTGCCATTGGTTACATCGGGGTTTTCTTTGGGCGATTGATACAATCTGCCGTTTCCAGACAGCGTGAGTTTTTGGCCGACGCTTCGGCGGTTCAGTTCACTCGCAATCCTGATAGTATTTCTGGTGCTTTAAAGAAAATTGGTGGTGCGGGATCATTGGTTGAGAATCCACACGCCGAGGATACCGCGCATATGTTTTTTGCCAGCGCACTTACCAATCACTTTGGTGGAGCATTCGCTACACATCCTCCTCTTGAAGAGCGTATCCGCGCAATCGATCCATCCTGGGATGGTAAATTTGTTAGCACAAAGCGTAAAGCCTCGACTGGTGCTCCTCCCAAGCAGCGTTCCAGCCACAAGAAGGCGACCCAAGCGGCTGATTTTATCCAAATGGCTGGTGTTATCGGCACCGGTCAACTCGCTTATGCGGAGCAGGCTCGTGAGTCGATCGAAGGTGCCCTGGGAGAGTCAATACACGCTACTCTTGAAGCCCGCGCTGTAATTTTCGCACTCCTTCTGGATAAGGATCAATCCATGCGTCATCAGCAGATTCAGTTTCTCGAGAAAGATGCAGGGATGGAGCTCACTGATGCCGTTCGTGCGCTTGCTCCAAAGGTTGATACGCTTGGTCAGGATAAGCGGCTGCCAACTCTCGATTTGGCACTTCCGTCTTTGGCTGGCTTGAACGAATCACAGTATCGCGACCTGATTCGCCGGATTGATCATATGGTTGAAATGGATGAACGGGTAACAATTTTTGAGTTTTCCCTTTCGCGCATTGTTAAGCGATATCTTGGGAGGCGCTTTTCTAATGAGAAGAGAGAGCCTGAGTTGACTGCGTTGAAGCCAATTGCTCCAAAGTTTAGTTGTCTGTTGTCCGCTGTTATTTACGCAAGTACCAATGATTCCGGTGTTGCACATTCTCGGTTTGAGCAAGCGATCAAACATGCGCCAGTTTTTCAGCAGTATGCAGCGCAACTCGTGCCTGTTAGCAAAATTGATTTTCCAACGCTTTCTCAGGCTCTCGATGATTTGTCTCGAACAAGGTTTGGCGTACGGAGTCAGGTTATCGCAGCTTGTGCTGATGCCGCGATTGCAGATGGAGAGATTTCAGTCACTGAGTCGGAGATGCTAAGGGCGATTGCTGCATCCATTGAGTGTCCATTACCACCTGTTATTGCTCATGCATGA